Below is a window of Dermacentor variabilis isolate Ectoservices unplaced genomic scaffold, ASM5094787v1 scaffold_14, whole genome shotgun sequence DNA.
ccatcgagtcctgattgtacgccTGATTTCAAGTAAACAACCGCATTTGTAAAaataagtcctggaaccactacACCTTTCAACTtatcccggagcacctcgtacgtattgtatccccataacgctctgtgcttcattatagctgcatttctcttcccctttactgttattgtttttccctgtgtttccatatatctattgccttcgtttaacCGTATACCaagttacccgaggtatttcctggccccgtATTGCCACTGCGtgtccactgttttcattgaataccataacacctgattttctagcaCTAAATTTCACACCGAAactcttgccttcctgtccacagatactagccagacattgcaaatccctttgcttgttagctagcaacacgacgtcgtccgcataaaataaacctggaagctgttgctctactactgtacccgcctgtttctatgagagattaaacccgatattacttccttctagcgccctctccatcctcaccattgtcagatttggcagtcgtagctgtaggaaggagcttgactcttcgtcgggacttaggagagcaggatttatttccATTATTTAcgtcttagacaagacatacatcgacagtctagcgtgactcccatatggagcccgcaagactaacatacagctagcacgacaacgagcacgcagctcacgacgacgagcacaccctagcagccgacaatcgctgcttataatctctccgctcgacgtcatagttcgacgtcattcaagatgacccgcccttttggaggaggatgagggctgtcgaCTTGGAGGAGGGTGAGGGCtaacatacacgtgccgcacacacacacacacactggtgcAAAGGtacggagccgacgtcagaggggcttcgtagaactcagCTCCGTCCCTGGTGGCgcgccgggtagcacattgtctggtgtctctaaaagctcatggggaggttacgccaattacctcccctcgagaactcccctgagctgaccccgcgccacgtggctgccggttatccgcagttctctgaagtgcgccccgtcccggttggattggaacacgtgcagctggctgaaatagctggcacgttgccaccccgtccgGCTGTTCCTaacaccatgtacatcataaacagcagtagggataaagggcacccctgcttcagtcccttgttgatatcaactttctcctcgctacttatcctttcccattcaacgcaaacggtattttctaggtaaatctctctcaaaaccTATAGACAATCGTCAGCTAGGCCTTCCCCTTCCAgcatatcccacaaaatgttgcggactacgttgtcatacgctcctgtaatgtctaaaaaaggccacatacgacggtctgctttctactcttgatatttcaatacactgagtaagaacaaataagttatcatccaaacccctacctattctaaagccatactgaagttctcccaaaatgccattattgtctgcccatgtttgcagctttaatttgattgcctgcattgctagcctgtagaTTACCGACGTAATGAccaacggtctatacgagcgaATTCTatttttctcccccttacctttataaattaaattcattctgctttgtcgccaactgtctggtattcgtctatcttctaaaatttttttccacttttcaccagagcttccttatttcttggtcctagttcattaatcagcctaacgggaacctcgtctatccCACTGGCTGTGCGCttgggaattttctcttcggctttcttccagttgaaatttgtcagcaccagctccttttccatctggttctctttcatgtttttttttgttcgaatacaacctcgtcattgccttggaaagattcggctctTATTTTTCGGACGTAATTTAAAACCGCATCCCCTTCCAGTTTGCTTCCATCTTCGCCTAGGATATGTTGTTATATTGTTGCAGGCTTGCTGTCTCatcattttatgtggttccaaaatattctaggtgcggtcttctttttctcacgtatttctaaTAAACAAAGTTCAGTTTCACCTTtgatctttgcttgcaccagtatttgagccATAGATTTTTTGTCCCGGTAtattaccccctcccccccctttttttaggGGTGGGACTGTACCTACCCCTAGAACTTCTTATGATGAACAATCTTTGTCCTATAAGCTATTTTACCTTCTGAACCTATTAAACCATGATGATTTTGATCCTTCGTGTAATCAAAATTCTCTCATTAAGCGTTTTGCCCAGTCCATTTATTTTCAGGATTGGTACATCCTTTCGAATTCTTTTCCCTCTACTTGTCGATCGCTGTTTTTCATGTTCATGCCATTTCAAGCCTATGCAATTGGGTTGTATTGTTCTTGCGCTTTGTTACAAAActtctttttgttgctcgaccttATGTAATATTCGTTGATTTATTTGAACTCTTTGTGCATGACTGACCGTCATCCTGCTGTTTTGCCAACTGTAAAggggtcgggacctcgtcaagctgctcaagcttTTAGTCCCGTACTCCTCCTATTCCAAGGAAATaaagctgattgattgattgattgattgattgattgattgattgattgattgattttctggctacttcatcttGCGGcgactgcgccttctttgcctgcctgtgctctcgtgatgctttctatcgttcggcgatcgcttctcgtatctccttgttccaccagcttttcggtttcttttttcatttccaagGAGCATGTTACttatctttccgtatttctgtcgttattacacttagaatcTGACTAATTCTCACtatttgcttggccatttgccaagttctttttCGAGTCTTGTGACTATATtcgttatttgttcagcgttcaaatgtGGACTGGCCAtattgcactccttgctctctttcccaactacatatcccattttcaaaatgatgcgtttttggtcactccctatgctgctataaccttgctcgtcaatgaccatttctctcaatttatcatggattccttctgtcatcagacagtaagcaatggtcgattgccggtttcccacttcccacgtggtctgcccgTCACACTTAGGCCGGTAcatgtattcacgataacgaggttatgctgctcacaaagatctagcacttgctTGCTGCTGTTGTCGGtgtagccatctagatcctgtatatgggcattcatgtcacctaataggataatttcgacatcattcccgaaacccttaatatcagcacttaggcatcccactaactcttgattcttctctccGCCATTGTTTCCGGTCCGCAAATACGCTACGCCCAGCCATGTtctctttccactcattgtacctgatagccAAAGATGCTTTTGACATTTTTAATTTACTATTTTCCATTCGGCTCCCTGAtgaatgagcattccgactccccctccctttctttccgacttagttctgttgcgccCTTCCCAAATacaattctcaatcactggcggctcttgcGAATCTCTAAGGTTTGTTTCTGTAACCACATACACCACTatttgttttgttctctatttaactgctcttcaatctctgcccacttttcctttcttctgccgccctgcatgttgatgtaccctactgcatggcgagctctcttccttgttttcctcttttttctgttattgacggcgattcTATTCTGAGGGTCCCCTGGGGCAACTTCTTCATTACTGCCTAGTCTGGCCTCCTGAGCTCCTGTGGGCCCcataaagaagcaacagcgcgaccagcaagtcgcctgCCCACTTCTCTTCCAAGCccgtaattgaagtggatcccgtcttgttcaaaaccaccacacctcaCTTCTGTGTGTACTTTggcaacctcgaaacctttctctcagctcattttccataccacctcattagcagccactatcGCTCTTTGTaggtgactgtcacgcacaggcacctccggcaccgtgcgcaccacgatctgcacctgaggggacatcTCGCGCAAGTCATCTACGCTCATTCGCTGGCGCTGGGCATGGCCTATCCCTTttttgtttaggacgtcatttagctcACCTGGGACTACGACAACGTAGCGttcgtgggcattttccgcgagctttgcttttgatCGCTCCTTGACAGAACCCAGTATCcgtcctggaaatgtccctaccgccactcttttatcgcctttcaccctctccacaagtGCTTCTGGGCACCTAgacaggtttgagtcgccggcgataatcaccccttaatgagagcagcattccgcgCAAGTTGGTaatccgtgtcgttttttgttgcgcaatgtCATTTGAGTAATCACCCCTTTATGCTCTCCTACTgccgaggcctctccctgcttccctttgttctCCTTTTCCTCCTTATTCGGACTTGACAAGGCGCGTTGGCCCCTGCGTTCCTGCTTTTCCTTTGTGACGTCCTCAAGGTAGGTGCAGCTTTTTCCAGCTGCTCCCACCCCACGTTGTACGCATTCCACGTGCATTGCTGACAATCCCTGCCCTGTCACGTCGggagactgcgttccattgtcacgatggcggccctgttcagcttatCGTCGGCTGCTTGAAGCCCTTTTTTCCACTGCCTTTCGTGCATAATGCtgcatatttagctcatttttgagctcttcgacctgtttcAAAGGCTCATGCTGGAAATCCTCcattttctttagcctagcatcgacatcacagtgacTGCCGATTGACTCGGTTTTCTCTCCGCTCTCATCCGTCGCCTCTTCCGCCCTGAGGTGGTGCCCCCCGCGCACTGCACGCGTTGCCGTCTTTTGTGCCGTGTGTTGCACGTAGTTCTTTCTAATGCAAACGCCGAAGCTTCCAGAGCACGTGCTTTCTAGCAAAAGCCGATACGCACAGAATCTAATTCCTTAAAATACCGCAAATTATATATCACCAATGTTTTAGGAGCAATAAACGCCGCACAGACACGTGTTCGCATGTGTACAAGCACGCGGCCACACTCTCACTGTCCTACCAcagcaatattcccgataccaatgctcaacagtaaaaccactaatagctatcaATCTTGCCACTTCCAAagtactatttaaaggctataaacaTTTAACGTCCCATACGGTTACACGTGCTGAAgtacgtggcgcgaaaggacgctccgactattctgcaaaaccaaatatacatgAAACACACCCCTGcacatgaaaaataaaaagagaaagctaGATAATTATTATCTAACGGCTAAAAAAACAGCAAATCAAaagcagaagcaagctcaaagcactTACGTTTTCGTCGCCGCTGCCGAGGCCTGGAAAGACACGTCCGTCCGCCACAACGACCACATCCCTCGTCCAGCACCACGTGACGTCGTTACGCATTCGTTGCCTGCGAAATGAAATCGAAACTGGCTCGTGTAAAAGTTATTACAATTAAATACTTATGGCGCTCTGAGGATAGGCGGTACGTTTCTTTCGGGGTTTCGAGGCCGAGGGCTTTCATTTAAGGGTAAAAATGGTACGTTGAAAATACTATGTCAGCAGTACTGCTTTAAAAGTGTTGCAGTTAATGACCGCAACGTGGAGTAAAGCGAAGGTCGTCTGTTCTGGCAGGTCCCCACGTGACCCGACACAGCGGCTGATCAAGCGTGTGGTGGCCGTGGAAGGCGACACGGTTCGCACGATGGGCTACCACGAGCGGCTGATGACCGTCCCGAGGGGCCACTGCTGGCTCGAGGGGGACAACCACGCCCACTCGCTGGACAGCAACCGGTTCGGCCCCGTGGCCCTGGGCCTGCTGGTGGCCAGGGCGTCGCACCGGGTCTGGCCACCGAGCCGCTGGGGGCGCCTCGAATCGCGCCAGCCGGAGCCCGGCAGGCTGCTGCTCCCCACGCCGCGGTGACGGTGCGCGCCCGCCGTCCGCACTGGTTTGCTCGGTGCGTTGGACTCGCTTTGACTTCTTGCGgggcgacttctttttttttttttcgtatagtgTCTGCCTGGGTAATTTCGATTCGCGTTGCAACTAAGAAAATGTTTCCAGCAGGAAACGCTGACGTCGACAGAAGGGAAGAACAACGGGACATACCGCGGCTTTGATACAAGCGATCTCACTTGCAGTAGTAAACAACAGAGGAGCAGTTGTGCTTAAAATAGGCTCAACGCAATCACTAGCGGAATTAAAGCTCCTACATTCCACGCTGCGTATAGCCCAGGAGGTCCACCAGCTCAGCCGACAACGCCAGTGCAAAATCAGCATAGAGTGGGTTCCGGGCCACAGCGCCATCCCCGGAAAGAATGCCGCAGACTTACTCTCCAGGCAAGTCAAACGGAACCTACCGCTTCGCCCCTGTACATATACTGACCGCAAACACCTAGCCCGCAAAAAATCACTTCCGTCTACAGACACGTGCCTTAATTCCTCCTTGCTCTGTGGCCATCCCTCGAGGACAGACCAGGGAAGATGAGGTGATGCTACGCAGGTTTTGCTTGGGTGTCGCCCTAACACCTCACGACACGGGAAAGTTGGAAGGGAAACAGCAGTACTGGTGAAGTCAGCAAATCGACCAACAGCTGCGCCTTCTGCCATAGAAATGACGAGGCCGTGGCACGTCTCACTTGCTGTGGACTTGCACAGCTAAAACCAATAATATACGTTGTCATGCCGCTCAAGCCATAGTCAGCCTGCAAAACGAAGATGGCTTACAGACGTGGCTGACCGGAACCGCGTATCACACACTCGTCTTTTCCGTGTGGGAGGCCGGCCTAGATTCCCTATTGTGAATGGTCGAGTGCGGTGATATTTTTACCCTATCCGCTAGCAGACCTTGAGGTCATCGCCATAAACACGTTCTTACtacaccgcaaaaaaaaaaataatgaaatgtgTTGGTTTTCCAATGTACCGAAAAGCAAGACTAAAAGCCGCCGCTCTCTGTTTTCTTTCCCGTTTCAAAATTAGGCGTACCAAGAGATATTTGGAATTCTTTACATCCAAACACCGCGGATCGATGGAAGGACAAGCAATCGGATGACACGTGTGGTTTAGTTTCAACTAAACGAGGTTTATATTTTAGGAAACGTCttgtatacagggtgccccagctatcaTGCATTGCGTTTTTTTTAAGAAGGGACGGGCTGTTCTATACGGGAAAATAACGATGTGCATATTGTTCGCAGTCGAGTAGAGCACACGCTGATTTGTTGTTCATGCCATTGAACTTATTAAGTAATTGCAATTAGCTATTTTTTAATCGCTACCTTCAatggtgaaaaagaaaagctagaacTGGCATGTTTTAAGGCacgttttttttcgtttatttctttcggctgataaagaaagagaaatgaaggACGTATCGCGTGGCTCACCGTACGCCCGCGTCagaaagcagcgccctcgaaacACGCTCCACAGCAGTCAGTGGGCGACCTGTCGCACCCGGGCCGTGACAGCGGGGCGCCTTGCTTCTGCTGGACGAGTGCCGGCACTTCTGCTGACTGCTTGAAGCTGTCCAGTTTTGTTTGCTCTCCTTTTTTCAGGGCTTCATCAACGTATCGCCGCGTAAACTAGGGAAAAATAAACGCAATGAACACACGCAAATGGGTGCTTTACAATACATGTCGAATGCCAAAAATTTACACATTTGCGCACTGCGGTAATCAACGTCATGCGAAGCTATTTTTCACCCGTACTAGTGACGTAGTGGCttttgacgttgcgctgctaagcgcgaggtcgcgggttgaaATCCCGTCCccggcggccacatttccatggggcgaaatgcaagaacgcccgtgcatCGTGCATTGGGTTCAGTAACTGCAAGTGGCCAAAATTGACCCGGAGTcgccccaccacggcgtgccatCATAAGAATAGCGTACTTTGGACGTGTAAAAACCCAGGATTTAAATCTTTTTGGCGCCATTTTGCGGGTAGCTGCTCATGTAGCCGCGTTCGGTTTCTCCGTAGCGGGTCACCCAGTGGCGCCTTGTGTCCGCGTAAAGCTGGAACCCCGTGGCGCGCTTTTCGTTCGCGAAAGCACGGCGCGCGTCGAACGCCCGCGCTGACGCGACAGCGGGGGCGCGGCGGGCTCCTTTGCCAGTCCGGCTGTTCCGCCAATGGATGGACGGATGCTACGAGCGTCCCCTCTGCAACGGGGCggtcggttgcgccaccaagcttttgcttgttatactgcctaatgccccacctacatttaaagaaaagaaaaataaacgcgATGAAcccccacaaccaaattttcagatcccctattgcgaactttgcttttgtacttttcagtttttttgttgtttccctacttacaccaatcttccagtcgcctcttactaatctctatcgAGGACATCTTTACTTTTTccctgctcccgctgaacccaaggacttcaagaaggccagtggtgcctaaatcgaccgctcggCATCTAGATGTctacacattctaataaaacgtgctctatcgcttccctagctttagcgcagcaagcaTATGCTTGTTCTTCcgccttatatctcgctttataggtgcgtgttctaaggcatcccgatctcgcttcgaaaagtaatgcgcgttcctttgagttattataaatGTTTCTTCCCTAAtttcgttttagagcgcagctctttggcgtccgttcctgggtttcgcgtcgtcgtcggcgttgtcgtcggcctcgtaaccagctccgcccccctttcatccccccagcgctagcagcgaccgactgataccgctggatgccgctgacgccgctagagagtcaagataacgtgactgcatagaacaccgtcgccgccatgcagaaagaggaggaaagggtccccccccccctgttcttgtgtggcggatagggtgctcttcagttgccgacgcgccggttatttcacgtaggccccggcacgtcgacgaatacgtggccaccttcccacggctagacctggttcttagcgctgcggaagcgagggtatcatattgtttgtgtcggcatcggcggcgttgtccctgaaaccaactccgcagctggggttgactcactatcggcttcagcggcatcagtcagtcgctgctatctcttccctcctccctttatcgtgttgtccgcttgctgcgcgcgcttctgcccccatcgtttgccgctgggtgtacacgccgcccccctcccccctcttcctgcgagtctccggttgtcaaagcgccggctcgaacttaattcctttcttcgctcctcctccaatgcaacccctgtgcggtggcaatcagagagccagatcggtggcggcggatctgtatatgtgcaccgcccgagccgaaattgccgctgccgttcgccactgcgaaattatctgccagttctttctgagccatgagcgagacgaccgatggaagtcctccgtctgctgctgctgctgctgctgctaaacgagctgccagagcagaggcccagcgccgtcgccgtcagaatccagaggtgcgtgccgccgaagcagaagcttacctagtggagtctttgttaaaggaatacgtgtgaaaaataaaaaaaaaattctgtgatagcgcatacatgtgttgctcgatttctttgcctcaatctatcgaaaaggtgaaacagcttatttgctgcgctcaaatttcgcattaggaagtaacgtaatcgtcggtaatttttttacctCTCAAGTAGCTACTCGTGGCAgatttcctttccattgccgccaccaatgagattatctcaacctctctgactttccgcttgaggttctttgttgctgtgttgctcaccatagagGCCGCGTGCTTGCTAGtaggcttcctagttcttttcctccactgtgaataaatctttttcctgtacagatacctgaatactctcccagtccatttactttcttccatattcctcagccgttcttcatactcaattttactgcgagcatccctcacttcaaaactagtccagccaaaatcaccttgcacagcttcatttatagtcttcccgtgagcgcccaatgcgaggcgacccactgacctttggttgccgtcgagtcctaattgtacccctgatttaacgcaaacaaccgcatttccaaaagtaagttctggaaccattacacctttctacatacctcggaggacctcgtacctattgtatccccttaGTGCTcagtgcttcattatggctgaatttctattcccctttactgttatggtttttttctgtgtttccatacatctattgccttcgtttatccgtacactaatgtatttatattctcttaccagAGGTTTTTCCCTTgtcctgtatcgccactgtctcttcactgttttcattggataccataacacctgatttcctAACACTAAAtgtcaaacctaaattgttgcttcctgtccacagatattagccagacgttgcaaatcacttagcttgttagctagcaatacaatgtcgtccgcataaaataaacctgggagctgctgctctactactgtaagcgcatgtttgtatgagagattaaacccgatattacttccttctagcgccctctccatccttaccaagtacatcataaacagcagcggggataaagggcacccctgcctcagtcccttgtggatatcaactttctcctcgctcctcatcccttcccattcaaagcaaacCGAATTTTAGCtaattctgctctctctcaaaagctgtagacgaTCATCACCTAatccttccccttccagaatatcccacaaaatgttgcggtctgcgttgtcataggctcctgtaatgtctaaaaaggccacatataacggtctgctttctactctcgatatttcaatacactaagtaagaacaaatgagttatcatccattctgaagccattctgaagttctcccaaaatgccattaatctctgcccatgtttgcagctttaatttgattgcctgcattgctagcgtGTAGATTACCGACGTAATGAccaacggtctatacgagcgaATTCTatttttctcccccttacctttataaattaaattcattctactttgtcgccaactgtctggtattcgtctatcttctaaatttttttttccacttttcaccagagcttccttacttcttggtcctagtttattaatcagcctaacgggaacctcgtctagcccacTGGCTGTGCGCttgggaattttctcttcggctttcttccagttgaaatttgtcagcaccagctccttttccatctggttctctttcatgttttttttttgttcgaatacaat
It encodes the following:
- the LOC142567839 gene encoding mitochondrial inner membrane protease subunit 2 is translated as MWGQRFFLVFRRAAFGLPVAVAFLDCVAYVAKVEGVSMQPELNPEPEAFSDYVLLNRWASRSCEVQRGEVVAIKSPRDPTQRLIKRVVAVEGDTVRTMGYHERLMTVPRGHCWLEGDNHAHSLDSNRFGPVALGLLVARASHRVWPPSRWGRLESRQPEPGRLLLPTPR